From Enoplosus armatus isolate fEnoArm2 chromosome 23, fEnoArm2.hap1, whole genome shotgun sequence, a single genomic window includes:
- the LOC139306241 gene encoding uncharacterized protein, translating into MSGSQLIWILNGNLLQNVALNQEAVQSSQFYGGSAGRAVDGNRDPDFKSLSCSHTKREANPWWRVDLQDVYRITAVMITNRDLAEKRLNGAEIWIGNSDSSFLSHRCAVISHIPKRRTFYFSCGAVEGRYVTVRLPGSDKTLTLCEVEVFPYAHPLANVALKGNATQSSTLSFAGASKAIDGRRNSFYSHGFCSHTAEDETNPWWRVDLQRTYIVTSVKITNRGDCCAERLDGAEIRIGNLQENNGNNNPRCASISHIRAGKTYTYHCDGGSMEGRFVNVIIPGRRKTLTLCEVEVYAVPAVEPLPNVALNRSTAQSSIYNDAVGKPSEAVSGFFLHNSCSHTKKQSNPWWRVDLLAVHKVSAVTITNREDCCPQRLIGAQILIGNSLLDNGNKNPRCGIVSSVAGTLTLTFQCADMEGRYVNVNIPGHSKLLTLCEVEVYASLAVPEVVTSPPPTAPPPPPTVSMLLSGRKVTVVGKRLCWSDALFFCRRHHWDLLSLRNQEEQSEVEQLLSRSPFPLTDYVWLGLRRYSTLTLTLQRFRCALI; encoded by the exons ATGAGTGGGAGTCAGCTCATTTGGATCCTCAATG GTAATCTTCTCCAAAATGTGGCACTGAATCAAGAAGCTGTCCAGTCCTCACAATTCTACGGTGGTTCTGCTGGCAGGGCAGTTGATGGGAACAGAGACCCGGACTTTAAAAGTCTATCCTGTTCCCACACCAAGAGGGAGGCCAATCCCTGGTGGAGAGTAGATCTGCAAGATGTGTACAGAATTACTGCTGTAATGATAACCAACAGAGATTTAGCTGAAAAGAGGTTGAATGGTGCCGAAATCTGGATTGGAAACTCAGACAG TTCGTTTCTCTCACACAGGTGTGCAGTCATCTCTCACATTCCCAAAAGACGTACATTCTACTTTTCATGTGGCGCTGTGGAGGGACGCTACGTCACTGTGCGTCTCCCAGGAAGCGACAAGACACTAACTCTCTGTGAAGTTGAGGTGTTCCCATATG CTCATCCTTTAGCCAATGTGGCTCTGAAAGGAAATGCCACCCAGTCATCAACGCTGTCCTTCGCTGGTGCCTCTAAAGCCATTGATGGGAGACGGAACTCATTCTACAGCCATGGTTTCTGTAGTCACACTGCCGAGGACGAGACCAACCCCTGGTGGAGGGTGGACCTGCAACGGACATATATAGTCACATCTGTCAAAATCACCAATAGAGGAGACTGCTGTGCTGAGAGACTGGATGGAGCTGAGATCCGAATTGGGAACCTGCAGGAGAACAATGGAAACAACAACCCCAG GTGTGCTTCCATCTCCCACATCAGAGCAGGGAAAACCTACACATACCACTGTGATGGAGGCAGCATGGAGGGTCGCTTCGTGAACGTGATTATCCCCGGAAGAAGGAAGACTCTCACCCTGTGTGAAGTGGAAGTGTATGCTGTCCCAGCAG tGGAGCCTCTACCAAACGTGGCCTTAAACAGATCAACAGCACAGTCATCAATTTATAATGATGCTGTTGGGAAGCCCTCGGAGGCTGTCAGTGGATTCTTTCTTCATAACTCTTGTTCCCATACCAAGAAGCAGTCCAATCCCTGGTGGAGAGTAGACTTGTTAGCTGTGCACAAGGTTAGTGCTGTCACCATCACCAACAGAGAAGACTGTTGTCCTCAAAGGCTTATTGGGGCACAGATCCTGATTGGGAACTCACTGTTGGACAACGGTAACAAAAACCCCAG aTGTGGTATTGTCTCATCGGTAGCGGGTACTTTAACACTCACCTTTCAGTGTGCAGACATGGAAGGTCGCTACGTCAATGTGAACATTCCAGGTCATTCCAAGTTGTTAACGCTGTGTGAAGTGGAGGTGTACGCTTCTCTGGCAG tgccagAAGTGgtcacttctcctcctcccactgctcctcctcctcctcccactgtgAGCATGCTGCTGAGTGGCAGGAAAGTGACAGTGGTGGGAAAGAGGCTTTGCTGGTCCGATGCTCTGTTCTTCTGTAGACGTCACCACTGGGACCTGCTTAGCCTTCGCAACCAGGAAGAGCAGAGCGAGGTGGAGCAGCTGCTGAGCCGCAGTCCTTTCCCCCTCACGGACTACGTCTGGCTGGGATTGCGCAGGTACTctacactgacactgacactgcagAGATTTAGATGTGCTCTGATTTAG
- the LOC139305842 gene encoding autotransporter adhesin BpaC, with protein sequence MDNRLILTVLFVTLSWISVGTYAQNNSTMANNTTSTANMTSTANMTSTANMTSTANMTSTANVTSTANVTSTANMTSTANVTSTANMTSTANMTAGPANMTSTANMTAGPANMTAGPANMTAGPANMTSTANMTAGPANMTAGPANMTSTANMTSTANMTAGPANNMTSAPNGTMETNMTAAAGNNATGAPNATMAPHMTTAAGNNATAVVTAAPPLTPNITVEPLVTAISRTGCGTEQLCAAEPSDCDPSSGSCFFVAAKRQSGQNFEFGLSGESEGYLAATLSSDTSLGGNDTTYVCANNNGAIQFFSTVLDNGQLIQRELNVNSVKGSINGRTIQCTFAATLPTPVTRASTFAIAISTGPFNSTSGTLGSPTTRLRSPPVDLGSPNTNVTNEISPTAGQTTTAAVTAAPPLTPNITVEPLETAISRTGCGTEQLCAAEPSDCDPSSGSCFFLAAKRQSGQNFEFGLSGESEGYLAATLSRDSTLGGNDTTYVCANNNGVVRFFSTVLDNGQLIQRELNVNSVKGRINGRIIQCTFAATLPTPVTRTSTFAIAISTGPFNSTSGTLGAPTARLRSPPVDLGSPNTTVTNEISSTAATSPPSVGMTTSHAITLQQSLTQVLLITVGVLGLAML encoded by the exons ATGGACaacagactcatcctcaccgTCCTGTTTGTGACGCTGTCCTGGATATCTGTGGGCACCTACGCTCAAAACAACAGTACAATGGCAAATAACACGACGAGTACAGCAAACATGACGAGTACAGCAAACATGACGAGTACAGCAAACATGACAAGTACAGCAAACATGACGAGTACAGCAAACGTGACGAGTACAGCAAATGTGACGAGTACAGCAAACATGACAAGTACAGCAAATGTGACGAGTACAGCAAACATGACGAGTACAGCAAACATGACAGCAGGACCAGCAAACATGACGAGTACAGCAAACATGACAGCAGGACCAGCAAACATGACAGCAGGACCAGCAAACATGACAGCAGGACCAGCAAACATGACGAGTACAGCAAACATGACAGCAGGACCAGCAAACATGACAGCAGGACCAGCAAACATGACGAGTACAGCAAACATGACGAGTACAGCAAACATGACAGCAGGACCAGCAAACAACATGACAAGTGCGCCAAATGGGACGATGGAGACAAACATGACAGCAGCGGCGGGAAACAACGCGACAGGGGCACCAAATGCTACAATGGCACCAcacatgacaacagcagcaggaaacaacGCCACAGCAGTCGTAACAGCAGCTCCCCCACTGACCCCCAACATCACAGTGGAACCTCTTGTG ACAGCTATTTCTAGGACAGGATGTGGGACCGAACAGCTCTGTGCGGCTGAGCCCTCTGACTGCGACCCCTCCAGCGGATCATGTTTCTTTGTTGCCGCCAAGCGGCAGAGCGGTCAAAACTTTGAGTTTGGGCTCTCAGGAGAGTCAGAAGGCTACCTCGCTGCCACCCTGTCAAGTGACACCTCACTG GGAGGTAACGACACAACCTACGTCTGCGCAAACAACAACGGTGCTATTCAATTCTTTAGCACTGTCCTCGACAATGGCCAGCTGATTCAGAGAGAG CTGAACGTGAACTCTGTGAAGGGCAGCATCAATGGACGCACCATCCAGTGTACATTTGCTGCCACCTTACCAACCCCAGTTACTAGAGCATCAACTTTCGCAATCGCAATCTCCACTGGACCTTTCAACAGCA CTTCTGGGACTCTGGGATCCCCCACCACCAGATTAAGGAGCCCTCCTGTAGACCTGGGAAGTCCTAACACTAATGTCACCAATGAGATCTCCCCAACTGCTGGCCAGACCACTACCGCTGCCGTAACAGCAGCTCCCCCACTGACCCCCAACATCACAGTGGAACCTCTTGAG ACAGCTATTTCTAGGACAGGATGTGGGACCGAACAGCTCTGTGCAGCTGAGCCCTCTGACTGCGACCCCTCCAGCGGATCATGTTTCTTTCTTGCTGCCAAGCGGCAGAGCGGTCAAAACTTTGAGTTTGGGCTCTCAGGAGAGTCAGAAGGCTACCTCGCTGCCACCCTGTCACGCGACAGCACACTG GGAGGTAACGACACAACCTACGTCTGCGCAAACAACAACGGTGTTGTTAGGTTCTTTAGCACTGTCCTCGACAATGGCCAGCTGATTCAGAGAGAG CTGAACGTGAACTCTGTGAAGGGCAGGATCAATGGACGCATCATCCAGTGTACATTTGCTGCCACCTTACCAACCCCAGTTACTAGAACATCAACTTTCGCAATCGCAATCTCCACTGGACCTTTCAACAGCA CTTCTGGGACTCTGGGAGCCCCCACAGCCAGATTAAGGAGCCCTCCTGTAGACCTGGGAAGTCCTAACACTACTGTCACCAATGAGATTTCCTCCACCGCAGCCACTTCCCCTCCTTCCGTTGGTATGACCACTAGCCATGCCATTACACTCCAGCAATCACTGACGCAAG TGCTGCTGATCACTGTGGGTGTGCTGGGTCTGGCCATGCTATGA